The genomic segment TGCAGACAAATTCACTGACAGCGACCGTGAACCGCAAGCCGTTTGACTTGACGATTACAGCTGAGGTGCAGGATGATGTCGTTTATATTCCAATAACGCCGATTGAGGAGCTTTATGGCCTGCAGACGGAGTATGCTGCAGATTCAGGCGTTGTCACCTTGCTTCAGTCGGGTGAGGCTATTCAACTGGCAGAAGCGAAGCGGGAAAAAGGAGCGGCCATACGGACAGAGCCTACGATTCGGGCGCCGATTGTGGAGAAGGTTCCACTAGCGGGCAAGCTCAGAGTTTGGGGGGAAAGCGATGGCTGGCTGCTCGTGCAGGGACCGGATGGGCATCCTGGGTATATGGCTAAGGATAATACGGCTCTTGCCAGCATGGAGCAAATTGCGCCTAGCGATAATGAAACGGATTTTGTTGCTTGGAAAGTTACAGGCAGCAAAATCAATCTTACATGGGAAGCTGTATATCAACGCAAGCCAGATCCAGCTACCATTCCGGAAATGCAAGGCGTCAATGTCGTCAGTCCTACCTGGTTTGAGCTTCAGGATGAGGATGGCACAATTAAAGGCAAAGCTGATCCCGTGTATGTAAAATGGGCCAAAGAGCAGAAGATGCAAGTATGGGCGCTTTTCAGCAATGGGTTTGAGCCTGATCGGACGAGCGCGGCGCTTGCGACTGTAGAGACGCGTTTTCATATGATCCAGCAGCTGCTTGCATTTGCCGAGCTTTATCATTTGCAGGGCATTAATGTAGACTTTGAAAATGTTTATACGAAAGATAAGGAAAACCTGGTCCAGTTCGTCCGCGAGCTGACGCCGCTGCTTCATGAAGCGGGTCTAGTCGTATCTATAGATGTGACGCCTAAGTCGAACAGCGAGATGTGGTCTGTTTTTCTCGATCGTAAAGCGCTTGGCAAAGTTGTAGACTATATGATGGTTATGGCTTATGACGAGCATTGGGCGACAAGCCCGGTTGCGGGTTCGGTTGCTTCGCTGCCTTGGACGGAGCAAGCTTTAAAGAGAATATTGGACGAAGATGCTGTTCCTGCGAGCAAGCTTATATTGAGCATGCCGCTATATACCCGAATTTGGACGGAGACCGAAGAGAATGGCGAAACCAAGGTTAGCTCTAAAGCGCTTGGCATGGATAAAGTGAAAGAAATCATTACGCAATACAAGCTGAAGCCTGTGCTCGATAGGGATGCTGGGCAGCATTATGTGGAGTATAAGGAAGAGGAAGCACTGAAACGCATCTGGATTGAGGACGAGCTGTCGATCAAAGCTAGAGTTGCGTTGGTTAAAAAGTACGGGTTAGCTGGAGTAGCAACCTGGCAGCGTACCTTTCAAACGAACGCGATCTGGAAAACGATTGATACCGCATTGAATAAAAAAACGTAAACTGCAATGATAATTCTACAATTTTATTAAAAAGAAGGCTATCGCTGATCACGCGATGGCCTTCTTCTATTCCTAGATATAAATTTACAGATTTCTTCTTCTAGAGCAGCTGCTATTTTAGTGCAAAAAGGACGCTGCCCCTTTTTGGCGGCAACGCCCTTTTAAGCTTATGTAACTTATTTTTAAGAGCAGCGTACTATTCGGAAGGAGCATGCGTGGCTTGCGCCGGATCGAGTGTCAAAATCGTCTTGCAGAACATGCAGCGATCCGTTTTGCCGAGCATTTTCGTCGGGCGATTACATTCGGGACACGTTAGCATCGTTGCACTGGTTGACATCATGCCTGCCCAGAAATAAACGGCAACGCTGACGAGCAAGGAAATCATCCCAATAACCATAAAAATGGCGGCAACGATTTTACCAGCTTGTCCCCAAAGCACGATTCCGGCTGTACCGAGAATCATAACACCCATGCCGACAAGTGTGAAAATCAGCCCCCACAGACGAAATTCGTTTATTTTCGCTGATTTGAAAAAAAACTTATTCACTTTGTCCATCCTCTCCATGGTATTCTTATTAAAATCAGACGGTTTTTCCATCCTTGTAAGCAGGAAACTGTCTCGGGTTTGTCGAAATAACAAACACCGTAGATTATTATTATATCTTAATCATATTGGATTAGCTATACGGAGGCCCAAGTGAAACATATAAAAGAACATTTCATTCAAACACATCAATCACAGCCAGAGCTGCTTGGTCTTATCGCAATCGAGAACTCTTATGCTTACAGTCCGTTGACTGAAGGATTGGATTTGCTTCTGCTTGCAATTGTGGAGCAGACTGCTGTTCAAAGTATTGAGCATGTACGCATTGAAGGCCAGCATGTGCTGATCCGAAGTGCGAGTGTAGGCCAGTTGGAGCAGTGGATGGCAAGCGGGGAGAACAAAAGTATTATTCAATGGATAGTTCGGGGGGAGATACTGTTGGAGCGCGACAGCCGTATAAGCGATATTCGTGAGCGCATTATACAATTTCCGGACGTCATGAGAGAGCAAAAGCGGTTTGTAGAGTTCTCCGGCTTTCTGAGAAGTTACCTGCAGGCAAAGCATGATTACGAAGAACGCAATATTCTGGATGCTTACAGCAATATATTAACTGCACTGCATCACTGGGCGCACATTGTTTTAATTGAAGAGGGGCAGCATCCAGAGCTAACCGTGTGGCGTCAAATGCGCAGGGTACATCCTGGGGTGTACAAGCTGTATGAAGAATTAACAGTCAGCCCTGAAACGCTGGAGCAGCGCGTTCAACTTGTTATGCTCGCTTGTGAGTTTACGGTAATCAACAAAATGAAGGACTGCTGTTCCTTGCTCTTTAGCATCATGATGAGCCGGGAGGAGCCATGGAGCATCAGCGAGCTGCAGGAGCATGAGCGAATAAAGACCCTTCATGTCGATTTATCCTTGCTGCTGCAACGTTTGGTCAAACGCTCGCTAATTCGTGAAGTTGCGGTGATGGCAGCAAGCGGAGATACTGAGGCGTTGGAGCTTCGATATATGACGCTGGCTGTATAAAATAGAACGGTAAAAGATACCCAAATCGCTTGCTACAAGCGTCGGGTATCTTTTTTTAAAATAGGGCTTGACTATATTTTGCGAGCTGTGATATATTAATACACGCCGCTTTTGAAGCAACGAAATAACTTGAATCGACAAACGAAAAAAAATGTCGAAGAAAAGAAAAAAAGTACTTGCAATTGAGTAGGCAGTCATGGTATATTATAAAAGTCGCCGCTGAGAGAAAACGCGGTTGACGCAAAAAGAATTAGTTAGAGAAATTGTTCTTTGAAAACTGAACAACGAGTGAAACTGCCACATTAACTTGGTTAATGTAAAGCGATACAAAAAAGTAATGAGCAAGTCAAACACCTAAATGGAGAGTTTGATCCTGGCTCAGGACGAACGCTGGCGGCGTGCCTAATACATGCAAGTCGAGCGGACTTGAAGGAGTGCTTGCACTCCTGATAGTTAGCGGCGGACGGGTGAGTAACACGTAGGTAACCTGCCCGTAAGACCGGGATAACATTCGGAAACGAATGCTAATACCGGATACACAACTTGGTCGCATGATCGGAGTTGGGAAAGACGGAGCAATCTGTCACTTACGGATGGACCTGCGGCGCATTAGCTAGTTGGTGAGGTAACGGCTCACCAAGGCGACGATGCGTAGCCGACCTGAGAGGGTGATCGGCCACACTGGGACTGAGACACGGCCCAGACTCCTA from the Paenibacillus sp. BIHB 4019 genome contains:
- a CDS encoding glycosyl hydrolase family 18 protein; this translates as MLLFLIIILAAGGGWFVYDRYIPNFKQTIPDYGVKNPIVVHGEVMKQGAIIENNEVKLPLPVLQQVLGADQPIRYEADSGSIILTTANKVLRLQTNSLTATVNRKPFDLTITAEVQDDVVYIPITPIEELYGLQTEYAADSGVVTLLQSGEAIQLAEAKREKGAAIRTEPTIRAPIVEKVPLAGKLRVWGESDGWLLVQGPDGHPGYMAKDNTALASMEQIAPSDNETDFVAWKVTGSKINLTWEAVYQRKPDPATIPEMQGVNVVSPTWFELQDEDGTIKGKADPVYVKWAKEQKMQVWALFSNGFEPDRTSAALATVETRFHMIQQLLAFAELYHLQGINVDFENVYTKDKENLVQFVRELTPLLHEAGLVVSIDVTPKSNSEMWSVFLDRKALGKVVDYMMVMAYDEHWATSPVAGSVASLPWTEQALKRILDEDAVPASKLILSMPLYTRIWTETEENGETKVSSKALGMDKVKEIITQYKLKPVLDRDAGQHYVEYKEEEALKRIWIEDELSIKARVALVKKYGLAGVATWQRTFQTNAIWKTIDTALNKKT
- a CDS encoding nucleotidyltransferase-like protein, which translates into the protein MKHIKEHFIQTHQSQPELLGLIAIENSYAYSPLTEGLDLLLLAIVEQTAVQSIEHVRIEGQHVLIRSASVGQLEQWMASGENKSIIQWIVRGEILLERDSRISDIRERIIQFPDVMREQKRFVEFSGFLRSYLQAKHDYEERNILDAYSNILTALHHWAHIVLIEEGQHPELTVWRQMRRVHPGVYKLYEELTVSPETLEQRVQLVMLACEFTVINKMKDCCSLLFSIMMSREEPWSISELQEHERIKTLHVDLSLLLQRLVKRSLIREVAVMAASGDTEALELRYMTLAV
- a CDS encoding YgzB family protein, giving the protein MNKFFFKSAKINEFRLWGLIFTLVGMGVMILGTAGIVLWGQAGKIVAAIFMVIGMISLLVSVAVYFWAGMMSTSATMLTCPECNRPTKMLGKTDRCMFCKTILTLDPAQATHAPSE